The region GGACCATTGGGAAGTTCTCCATCGAGCGACCGCTCTATCCCTAGCTTCGTCTTTCCAAGCCGCGCATAAAAAAAGCGAGGGTGCCGATCGACACCCTCGCTTCGTTGTTTCAGATGAAACCGAGCGATTAGAATTCGCCCAGAACCTGACCGTCTTGGCGAGAAGCCAAGTTGACCAGCGTTGCCTGGTTGATGGTTTCAGCCAGGAAACGGACCGAACCATCGGCCAAGCTGCAAAGCACGCCGCCTGGGTGTGGCGAGGTGAGTGGCATGTTGACGCCGCCCATAGCCTTACCGTCGTCGGTCAGAGTGTTGCTGTTGAACTTGTTGATTGGGTAACGAATACCAACAATGTTCTGGAAACCGATGTCAGCCGTCTTGGCAACGCTTGTTGGCGTAGCCCAAGCACCACCGTTGGCAACAGCAGTACCAACCGTTGGGCGAAGAGTCGCGGCCTGACGGGTATTGTTGTTGTACTCGTCGTAGTAGTAGTTGCTGACTTCGCTGACCATCATCGTGTTGCTGGTACCGTCGGTGATGCTACCCAGACCGATAGCGCTGGCACCGTTACCAATGTTGATCACAACACCGTTGTAGTTCTGGAAGTTGCTGGAGTTGATCGCTGCGATCGAACCGTCAGCCTGATTGACCTGACCCCAAGTACCCGCGATACCAACATAGCTGGTGAACTGATACTTCGGATAAGCGTCAGCCGTTTCTGGCAGTGGGCTCGATGGGCACAACAGGCCATCAACATTCAGTATGGCGAGTGTACCAGGAGCCGACGAGGTGCCAATGTTATTGGTCAGGTAAGCACCAGTAGCAATGTTGTTGAAGTTCAGCTGATCAAAAGCAGCACTTTGTTCCATGAATGGCAACAGACGAACCCAGAACGAAGGGGCTGGGGATTGCATCTGCGTGGTACCGCCGTTGAATGGCAGCTTGCTGATGTAAGTGTCGTGGTAGTTGTGCATTGCCAGGCCAACCTGCTTCAAGTGGTTGGTACACTGGATACGACGAGCGGCTTCACGAGCCTGCTGGACCGCCGGAAGAAGCAGTGCGATCAGCACGCCAATGATGGCAATCACAACAAGCAGTTCCACCAAGGTAAAACCCCGGCGGGCATTCCAAGAATGAGTCACGTAAGTCTCCTTCTCTGTTCCCAGAGATCTACAAGAAATTAGAACTAGATGGACGAGCCCCCGCTGAATCATCGAGCGAGAACCGGTTTTCCGACCCCGGAGAATGGCGTTCTCCGTGCCTCTATTGGTCAGTTAACCCAGCGTAAAAGCAGATCGATTGATGAGGAATCTGACTGCATGAAAAGCGCTGCGTGATTCTTTATACTCCAGAAACTGATATTCACGAGGGGCAATCAGCCAACTAAAAAAAACTAATTTCCCTGACACGGGGACACCCCCCTTAAAGGACAAGATCCCCACTTTATTCAATCGCATGGCAGAAAGCAGTTCAACTGAGTTCCCTTGCGAACATTTTCTCCTACTTCTCGACTAAATTCTTCTTGCACGTTCTTGGTAAACTTTGTCGAAAAAAGAAGCCTAGCACCGCTATCGAAGCTATTTGCCTTTTAACGCAAATTTCACCCCCGTTGACAAACCCCCTTTCATTGCCATTGGTGGGGATACAAAGTGACCCAATTCGCCCAATACCCGTTTAAACAGGTAACAGATTAGCTAGCACGGATAACGGTAGATCGAGCGCCCTTCAATCCTTTACGCCTCAGGCCCCTCGGCATGGCTCAAATCCTCTCGTCGCTTGCAAAGTTCGACGACTCGACTATGAGGAGTACTCATAATGCCGCCCCCCAGCCGCGAGACCATGCGCAGATAGAAAAGTGCCATTTTAGGGTCCGCTTCCAGCATCGGGACGTAGGCCTTCTGCAGAACCCAGTAGCCAACAAAGATAATCGCCACGGCCGGCAAGACTCTCACAAAGATCGGCGTGGTCACCAGCGTTGTTGTGCTCAGCGCGATTAAAAAGATGGGGATCAGCAAATACATGACAGCCCCGCCGAACAAGTCACGAAGCTCCGCTTCGACTTGGGGACGCGACATCGTTTCGACAGGCCGGCGATATGGTTGGTCCGGCTCGGGGACATCTGGCAGTGGTTCTTGTTCCTGAATCATCAGCATTCCTTGCTCGGTCGAATTGAGTTGCTCCATCCTATCGGTTAACGACAAGAAAGAAAAAGACGCCTTGCCCAGGACGGACAAGACGTCTCTTCTCTGTTGTTCGTTTCCGAGTGGCGAATTATTTAGACTTCAAATCGAAATCGAACGTATTCTCTCCTTGCACAACCGTTCGCTTCAATTCACTTCGCCGGTTGTACCTCATCGGAATCGGATCTTTGAATGCCGGTCCACGATAGTC is a window of Bremerella sp. TYQ1 DNA encoding:
- a CDS encoding DUF1559 domain-containing protein produces the protein MTHSWNARRGFTLVELLVVIAIIGVLIALLLPAVQQAREAARRIQCTNHLKQVGLAMHNYHDTYISKLPFNGGTTQMQSPAPSFWVRLLPFMEQSAAFDQLNFNNIATGAYLTNNIGTSSAPGTLAILNVDGLLCPSSPLPETADAYPKYQFTSYVGIAGTWGQVNQADGSIAAINSSNFQNYNGVVINIGNGASAIGLGSITDGTSNTMMVSEVSNYYYDEYNNNTRQAATLRPTVGTAVANGGAWATPTSVAKTADIGFQNIVGIRYPINKFNSNTLTDDGKAMGGVNMPLTSPHPGGVLCSLADGSVRFLAETINQATLVNLASRQDGQVLGEF